The following proteins are co-located in the Microbacterium immunditiarum genome:
- a CDS encoding MarR family winged helix-turn-helix transcriptional regulator, whose protein sequence is MHSDDFENHDHADSHDEANGTPTQRRPLGYWLRVVDDLLTRRFAEAFANEGVTRRDWMTLNALSGDVDAPGLADRLARKGKHLRRLEERGWIEEQGDGSWALTDEGRAAKERLGAIVDELRARVSGAVSPEDFATTMASIEAIARELGWDEQAWAERGRGFGRRGRRRGRFGGFGPGFGGGFGSGFRHGFGPAFGPGHAHAWHEHGCRGAHGHAHGAHEHGHGRTEHAYERGFDAGYARGREERIA, encoded by the coding sequence ATGCACTCCGACGACTTCGAAAACCATGACCACGCCGACTCGCACGACGAGGCGAACGGCACCCCCACTCAGCGACGACCGCTCGGCTACTGGCTGCGCGTCGTCGACGACCTGCTCACCCGCCGGTTCGCGGAGGCCTTCGCGAACGAAGGCGTCACGCGGCGCGACTGGATGACGCTCAACGCACTGTCCGGCGACGTCGACGCCCCCGGGCTGGCCGATCGCCTCGCCCGCAAGGGCAAGCACCTCCGTCGCCTCGAGGAGCGCGGCTGGATCGAGGAGCAGGGCGACGGCTCGTGGGCGCTCACCGACGAGGGCCGGGCCGCCAAGGAACGGCTCGGCGCGATCGTCGACGAGCTCCGCGCACGCGTCTCGGGCGCTGTCTCTCCCGAGGACTTCGCCACGACGATGGCCTCGATCGAGGCGATCGCCCGAGAGCTCGGCTGGGACGAGCAGGCCTGGGCCGAGCGCGGCCGCGGCTTCGGCCGGCGCGGCCGGCGCCGCGGGCGCTTCGGCGGGTTCGGGCCGGGCTTCGGCGGCGGCTTCGGCTCCGGGTTCCGTCACGGTTTCGGCCCGGCGTTCGGCCCCGGCCACGCACACGCATGGCACGAGCACGGATGCCGCGGCGCCCACGGCCACGCGCACGGCGCGCACGAGCACGGGCACGGCCGCACCGAGCACGCGTACGAGCGCGGCTTCGACGCGGGGTACGCGCGCGGCCGTGAGGAGCGGATCGCCTGA